Proteins encoded in a region of the Cytobacillus sp. IB215665 genome:
- the pckA gene encoding phosphoenolpyruvate carboxykinase (ATP): MNSVSVSCELSSLLARKNTLHNLSVPTLVESVLNRKEGTLTSSGAILSTTGKYTGRSPKDKYIVDEPSTRGKIDWGTVNQPISQESFDNLYNKVLDYLANKDEIYVFNGFAGADKKYQLPIQVINEYAWHNLFAHQLFIRPTEEELQSHTADFTVISAPNFKADPAIDGTRSETFIIISFEKRTVLIGGTEYAGEMKKSIFSVMNYLLPEKEILSMHCSANIGQEGDVALFFGLSGTGKTTLSADANRRLIGDDEHGWSANGVFNIEGGCYAKCINLSREKEPQIYDAIRFGSVLENVIVDDCSRNPDYDNSSLTENTRAAYPIQAIDNIIFPSIASHPNTIIFLTADAFGVLPPISKLSKEQAMYHFLSGYTSKLAGTERGITSPQATFSTCFGSPFLPLPATRYAKMLGDKIDEHGAQVYLVNTGWTGGEYGVGNRMKLEFTRSMVRSALEGELTNVETIKEGIFGLEIPLHVPGVPDDVLQPIKTWANQQEYVDKATELAAKFQENFKKFSNIDEKIEQLGGPSLIAN; this comes from the coding sequence ATGAATTCTGTTAGTGTATCATGCGAATTATCAAGTTTACTAGCTCGTAAAAATACATTACACAATTTATCCGTCCCTACTCTCGTTGAAAGTGTGTTAAATAGAAAAGAAGGCACTTTAACTTCTTCAGGTGCCATACTATCTACAACAGGAAAATATACTGGACGATCACCAAAAGATAAATATATTGTAGATGAGCCATCTACAAGAGGTAAAATAGATTGGGGAACAGTAAATCAGCCTATTTCACAGGAATCATTTGACAATCTCTATAATAAAGTACTCGATTATTTAGCTAACAAAGATGAAATTTATGTATTTAATGGGTTCGCAGGTGCTGATAAAAAATATCAACTTCCTATTCAAGTGATTAATGAATATGCATGGCACAATTTATTTGCACATCAGCTATTTATTCGTCCTACTGAGGAGGAATTACAATCGCATACCGCTGACTTCACTGTCATTTCTGCGCCAAATTTCAAAGCAGACCCTGCAATTGATGGAACAAGATCGGAAACATTTATTATTATTTCATTTGAAAAACGCACAGTGCTTATAGGTGGAACAGAGTATGCAGGTGAGATGAAAAAATCAATATTTTCTGTCATGAACTACCTTCTCCCTGAAAAAGAGATTTTATCCATGCATTGTTCAGCCAATATTGGTCAAGAAGGAGATGTCGCTTTATTCTTCGGGTTATCAGGAACGGGAAAAACAACCCTTTCAGCTGATGCGAACAGACGGTTAATAGGGGACGATGAACATGGATGGTCAGCAAATGGAGTGTTTAATATAGAGGGTGGCTGTTACGCCAAGTGTATAAACTTATCCCGAGAGAAGGAACCACAGATTTACGATGCGATTCGATTCGGTTCAGTACTAGAAAATGTCATCGTTGATGATTGCTCAAGAAACCCTGATTATGACAATTCTTCTCTAACAGAAAACACTCGAGCTGCTTACCCTATACAAGCAATCGATAATATCATTTTTCCTAGCATTGCAAGTCACCCTAATACGATCATTTTTTTAACAGCTGATGCTTTCGGTGTTTTACCTCCTATTAGTAAACTATCGAAGGAACAAGCAATGTACCATTTTCTAAGTGGGTATACGAGTAAGCTTGCTGGAACAGAGCGAGGAATCACTTCTCCACAAGCTACATTTTCAACTTGCTTTGGTTCACCATTCTTACCATTGCCAGCTACACGTTATGCAAAAATGTTAGGTGATAAGATTGATGAACATGGTGCTCAAGTATACCTTGTGAATACAGGCTGGACTGGTGGAGAATATGGTGTAGGTAACCGAATGAAACTTGAATTTACTCGTTCAATGGTACGTTCTGCTTTAGAAGGAGAATTAACCAATGTTGAAACAATAAAAGAAGGTATATTTGGTTTAGAAATACCATTACATGTTCCCGGTGTACCTGATGATGTACTACAGCCAATAAAAACATGGGCAAATCAACAAGAATACGTTGATAAAGCAACTGAACTAGCAGCAAAATTCCAAGAGAACTTTAAAAAGTTTAGTAATATTGATGAGAAGATAGAACAATTAGGTGGACCTTCATTAATAGCTAACTAA
- a CDS encoding C39 family peptidase yields MVFLFWLLIVIIIGYLLYLYKTQKKAWKTITSCILVLFILCIILLIKKLPVSTLREANHTSVEAQAPENDVEIIQNTMIKIKNSVLLQAPALSQLPELPRGCEVTALAMFLQYAGVVVDKMELAEEVAKDPTPYKKENGIISYGHPNNGFVGDMYSRNNRGYGVYVKPIKQLAEQYLPSKIIDLTDRDFKEIEMYLSIGSPVWVITNTTYQKLSNDKFEHWETPDGKIKITYFEHSVLITGYDSEFIYFNDPLTGEKNKKVPRDHFIAAWQQMGSQAITYME; encoded by the coding sequence ATGGTATTTTTATTTTGGCTACTAATTGTTATCATAATCGGGTATCTTTTATACCTTTACAAAACTCAAAAAAAAGCATGGAAAACAATTACATCCTGTATACTCGTTCTATTCATATTATGTATTATTTTGCTCATAAAAAAACTACCTGTGTCGACATTGAGAGAAGCAAATCATACTTCGGTAGAAGCTCAAGCACCTGAAAATGATGTTGAAATCATACAAAATACGATGATAAAAATCAAAAATTCTGTACTATTACAAGCACCAGCGCTTTCACAACTTCCTGAACTTCCTCGTGGTTGTGAAGTAACAGCATTAGCAATGTTTTTACAATATGCGGGTGTCGTTGTTGATAAAATGGAATTAGCTGAAGAGGTAGCAAAAGATCCAACACCATACAAAAAGGAAAATGGCATTATTTCTTATGGACATCCAAACAATGGGTTTGTAGGAGATATGTATTCTCGTAATAATAGAGGATATGGTGTGTATGTTAAACCAATAAAACAGCTTGCTGAGCAATATTTACCTTCAAAGATCATTGATCTAACTGATCGTGACTTCAAAGAAATTGAAATGTATTTATCAATTGGATCACCTGTATGGGTGATTACTAATACTACATATCAAAAATTATCTAATGACAAATTTGAACACTGGGAAACTCCAGATGGAAAAATAAAAATTACTTATTTTGAACACTCGGTTCTAATTACAGGGTACGATTCAGAGTTCATCTATTTTAATGACCCTCTTACTGGTGAAAAAAATAAAAAAGTTCCTAGAGACCATTTCATCGCAGCTTGGCAGCAAATGGGGAGTCAGGCCATTACCTACATGGAGTAA
- a CDS encoding alpha/beta hydrolase, with protein sequence MRLWHAEQPLGVIVIIHGACEHIGRYKWLLEMWRSVGMHVAMGDLPGQGTSRRRHRGHIDSFDDYIEEIEMWVQEALTFNLPVFILGHSMGGLVAIRAMQEKQLPIQGLMLSSPCLGLVEHPPKGLEWVSKGLNYLFPEKLFEAKLSAEIATRNKDIQEQDNNDSLYVTKVSVRWYHELLKAMKLAYRNIHKLPDIPLLLMQGGSDKIVDKVVVKEWFDHVKCTDKTYKEWIGLYHEIFNEPERENVFNFAKSFVEKEIKLYENLN encoded by the coding sequence ATGAGATTATGGCATGCTGAACAGCCTCTAGGGGTGATCGTGATCATTCATGGTGCTTGTGAGCATATAGGGAGGTATAAGTGGCTTCTGGAGATGTGGAGGTCGGTCGGTATGCATGTTGCGATGGGGGATTTACCTGGACAAGGTACGTCAAGAAGAAGACATCGTGGTCATATTGATTCTTTTGATGATTATATAGAGGAAATAGAAATGTGGGTGCAAGAAGCACTTACATTTAACCTCCCTGTTTTTATATTAGGTCATAGTATGGGTGGACTTGTTGCAATTAGAGCCATGCAGGAAAAACAATTACCTATTCAGGGTTTAATGCTTTCTTCTCCTTGCTTAGGGCTAGTGGAACATCCTCCAAAGGGTTTGGAGTGGGTCTCAAAGGGGTTAAATTACCTATTTCCTGAAAAACTTTTTGAAGCAAAGTTATCTGCTGAAATAGCAACTCGTAATAAAGATATTCAAGAGCAGGATAATAATGATTCTTTGTACGTTACAAAAGTGTCGGTTCGTTGGTATCATGAATTATTGAAGGCCATGAAACTCGCTTATCGAAATATTCATAAACTACCTGATATACCTTTGTTGCTAATGCAAGGTGGTAGCGATAAAATTGTTGATAAAGTTGTTGTAAAAGAGTGGTTTGATCACGTAAAATGTACAGATAAAACATATAAAGAGTGGATTGGTTTATACCATGAAATCTTTAATGAACCAGAACGTGAAAATGTGTTTAACTTCGCAAAAAGTTTTGTTGAAAAAGAAATTAAGCTATATGAAAACTTGAATTGA
- the metK gene encoding methionine adenosyltransferase codes for MTKKRHLFTSESVTEGHPDKICDQISDSILDAILTNDPNARVACETTVTTGMALVAGEITTSTYVDIPKIVRETVRTIGYTRAKYGFDSETCAVLTSIDEQSPDIAMGVDQALEAREGSMTDEEIDAIGAGDQGLMFGYACNETKELMPLPISLAHKLAQRLTKVRKEEILPYLRPDGKTQVTVEYDENNKPVRIDTIVISTQHHPEITLEQIQRNIKEHVISHVVPKELIDADTKYFINPTGRFVIGGPQGDAGLTGRKIIVDTYGGYARHGGGAFSGKDPTKVDRSAAYAARYVAKNLVAAGLADKLEVQLAYAIGVAQPVSISVNTFETGKVADEVLVDLIRNNFDLRPAGIINMLDLRRPIYKQTAAYGHFGRTDVDLTWERTDKAEVLKEQALSRSN; via the coding sequence ATGACAAAAAAACGTCACTTATTTACTTCTGAATCTGTAACTGAAGGTCACCCTGATAAAATTTGTGACCAAATATCAGATTCCATTCTTGATGCTATCTTAACAAATGACCCTAACGCTCGTGTTGCATGCGAAACGACCGTGACAACAGGGATGGCCTTGGTTGCTGGGGAAATTACTACATCGACGTATGTTGATATTCCTAAGATCGTACGTGAAACTGTACGGACCATCGGCTACACACGTGCAAAATATGGTTTTGATTCAGAAACCTGTGCGGTATTAACATCTATTGATGAGCAATCGCCTGACATTGCAATGGGTGTCGATCAAGCACTTGAAGCTCGTGAAGGGTCAATGACAGATGAAGAGATAGATGCAATTGGAGCTGGTGACCAGGGCTTAATGTTCGGATATGCTTGTAATGAAACAAAAGAATTAATGCCGTTACCAATCTCATTAGCTCATAAATTGGCACAACGCTTAACAAAGGTAAGAAAAGAAGAAATTCTTCCATATTTACGACCAGATGGTAAGACCCAAGTAACTGTTGAGTATGATGAAAATAATAAACCAGTTCGCATAGATACGATTGTAATTTCTACTCAACATCACCCAGAGATCACATTAGAACAAATTCAACGAAACATTAAGGAGCATGTTATAAGCCATGTTGTTCCTAAAGAATTGATTGATGCTGATACAAAATACTTTATAAATCCGACAGGTCGATTTGTAATAGGTGGTCCACAAGGAGACGCCGGATTAACAGGGCGCAAAATAATTGTTGATACGTATGGAGGATATGCCCGTCACGGAGGGGGAGCATTCTCTGGTAAGGATCCTACAAAAGTTGATCGATCAGCTGCATATGCTGCACGTTATGTTGCAAAGAATTTGGTGGCAGCTGGCTTAGCTGATAAGTTGGAAGTTCAGTTAGCATATGCAATCGGGGTCGCACAGCCTGTATCCATTTCAGTAAATACATTCGAAACAGGTAAGGTTGCTGATGAAGTTTTAGTTGACCTCATTCGTAATAATTTTGACTTACGTCCAGCTGGGATTATAAATATGCTTGATTTACGACGTCCAATTTATAAGCAAACAGCAGCATATGGACATTTTGGACGTACTGATGTTGATCTTACGTGGGAACGTACTGATAAAGCAGAAGTGTTAAAAGAACAAGCATTATCTCGAAGTAATTAA
- a CDS encoding alpha/beta hydrolase family protein: MECRDGHVIERQRLPSPNPNILLYELTYLSNGLKVKGLLAEPKRVGKHDGFLYLRGGIKNVGKVRVGRIVQFASEGFVVMAPFYRGNQGGEGNEDFAGNDRHDAVASYRVLEQLDSVFEDRIHVFGFSRGGVMALFTGIIEHNVKSVVTWGGVSDMTLTYNERIDLRRMLKRVIGGTPNKYPDRYKIRTPLYTLEQLHAPILIIHGKNDSNVTIQHAYRLENRLKELNKSVTTWYFDEYTHYFPPAENRKIVKRLTEWMKNQ; encoded by the coding sequence TTGGAATGTAGAGATGGACATGTTATTGAAAGACAGCGGTTACCTTCGCCTAATCCAAATATCCTTTTATATGAATTAACATATTTAAGTAACGGTTTGAAAGTGAAGGGATTATTAGCCGAACCGAAAAGAGTAGGTAAGCATGATGGTTTTTTATATTTAAGAGGCGGAATAAAAAATGTTGGTAAAGTTCGTGTTGGGCGCATCGTCCAATTTGCTTCAGAAGGTTTTGTAGTCATGGCGCCTTTTTATCGTGGAAATCAAGGCGGAGAAGGTAATGAAGACTTTGCTGGTAATGATAGGCATGATGCCGTTGCAAGTTACCGAGTACTAGAACAGCTTGATAGCGTTTTTGAAGATAGGATTCATGTATTTGGTTTTTCACGTGGAGGTGTCATGGCACTTTTCACAGGGATTATAGAACACAATGTAAAATCAGTTGTAACTTGGGGTGGTGTTTCTGATATGACACTTACATATAACGAAAGAATTGATCTACGACGTATGCTGAAAAGAGTTATTGGAGGAACACCTAATAAGTATCCAGATAGATACAAAATACGTACACCTCTCTATACGCTAGAACAATTACATGCACCTATTTTAATTATCCATGGTAAAAACGATAGCAATGTGACCATACAACATGCATATAGACTTGAAAATAGACTGAAAGAGCTTAATAAAAGCGTAACTACATGGTATTTTGACGAATATACCCATTACTTTCCTCCTGCTGAAAATAGAAAAATTGTAAAAAGACTTACTGAGTGGATGAAAAATCAATAA
- a CDS encoding ABC transporter substrate-binding protein, with amino-acid sequence MKKKISFIFLVAFLIFIPLSGCNEQQIQKLRVAEVTHSIFYAPQYVAFSEGFFEKEGLEVELTTTWGGDKTMTTLLSDGADIALVGSETTIYVHAQDANDPVINFAQLTQTDGTFLVSRTNINNFSWDQLKGSTFLGQRKGGMPQMVGEFVLKNQGIDPHKDLDLIQNIEFANIASAFAAGTGDYVQLFEPTASIFEQEGTGYIIASFGKESGYVPYTTFMAKSSFMEENSEAIEKFTRAIYQAQQWVDSHDAAEIAQSIHTFFEDTSIELIETVVDRYKSQGSYATNPILDATEWNNLQDIMDEAGELPLRVDHETLVNTDIAEKVMSK; translated from the coding sequence ATGAAGAAAAAAATAAGCTTTATATTTCTTGTAGCATTTCTAATCTTCATACCATTGTCTGGGTGTAATGAACAACAAATACAAAAATTACGTGTTGCTGAAGTAACCCATTCAATATTTTATGCCCCACAGTATGTTGCATTTTCTGAAGGATTCTTTGAAAAGGAAGGGCTGGAAGTAGAGTTGACAACGACATGGGGTGGCGATAAAACGATGACAACTTTGCTATCTGACGGTGCCGATATTGCATTAGTTGGCTCAGAAACGACAATATACGTCCATGCTCAAGATGCTAATGATCCTGTAATAAATTTTGCTCAACTAACTCAAACCGATGGGACTTTTTTAGTTTCACGCACTAACATCAATAATTTTTCCTGGGACCAACTGAAAGGAAGTACTTTCCTCGGTCAACGCAAAGGTGGTATGCCGCAAATGGTTGGAGAGTTCGTATTAAAGAATCAGGGTATTGATCCACACAAAGATTTAGATTTAATTCAAAATATTGAATTTGCTAATATTGCAAGCGCATTTGCAGCTGGAACAGGAGATTATGTGCAGCTTTTCGAACCAACAGCAAGTATATTTGAACAAGAAGGAACAGGATATATTATTGCATCATTTGGCAAGGAGTCTGGATATGTTCCATATACTACCTTTATGGCAAAAAGCAGCTTTATGGAAGAAAATAGTGAAGCAATAGAAAAGTTTACTCGAGCGATATATCAAGCACAACAATGGGTTGACTCTCATGATGCAGCAGAAATTGCACAATCAATTCATACCTTTTTTGAGGATACATCAATAGAATTAATTGAAACAGTAGTTGATCGATACAAAAGTCAAGGCTCATATGCTACCAATCCAATCTTGGATGCAACTGAATGGAATAACCTTCAAGACATAATGGATGAAGCTGGCGAACTACCTTTACGAGTAGATCATGAAACATTAGTCAACACTGATATTGCTGAAAAGGTGATGTCCAAATAA
- a CDS encoding tetraprenyl-beta-curcumene synthase family protein gives MKIPSEPVGLMKKVYKEVLPTVHHYLAYWRHKAENIPNKELRKQAIASINDKTFHCEGGSILALLAKEHLDDCIEFIVAYQTISDYLDNLCDRSTSLDPNDFRALHNSMPHALTIHSEKENYYRYRDEQADGGYLHDLVTTCQRILQKSKHYEQIAPYLLELSLYYCDLQVHKHVTVEERVPRLEKWFEDYESQLPQMEWYEFSACSGSTLGIFCLVAYSFNDYFEEGMAQKIRNSYFPYIQGLHILLDYFIDQEEDRQGGDLNFCFYYRNQEQMIQRFIHFVEEADKNTAGLPDEKFHRLINRGLLGIYLSDEKVSKQKEVKQAAKKIIKLGGSISKFFYFNGRAYRRLQRWKPNLNVATAKTN, from the coding sequence TTGAAAATACCAAGTGAACCAGTAGGCTTGATGAAAAAAGTGTATAAAGAGGTATTACCTACTGTACATCATTATTTAGCATATTGGCGACACAAAGCGGAAAATATACCGAATAAAGAGCTTAGAAAGCAGGCAATTGCTAGTATAAATGACAAGACATTTCATTGTGAAGGTGGGTCTATTTTGGCACTGCTTGCCAAAGAGCACCTAGATGATTGTATAGAATTCATTGTCGCATATCAAACGATCAGTGATTATTTAGATAATTTATGCGATCGCAGTACATCACTTGATCCAAACGATTTTCGTGCCTTACATAATTCAATGCCGCATGCACTTACAATTCACAGTGAGAAGGAAAATTATTATAGATACCGTGATGAACAAGCTGATGGTGGATATTTACATGATTTAGTAACTACTTGTCAAAGAATTTTACAAAAGAGTAAGCATTATGAACAGATTGCTCCTTATTTACTAGAGCTATCTCTTTACTATTGTGATCTACAAGTCCATAAACATGTAACTGTCGAAGAACGGGTACCACGTTTAGAAAAGTGGTTTGAAGATTATGAATCGCAGTTACCACAAATGGAGTGGTACGAATTTTCAGCTTGTTCAGGATCTACATTAGGAATCTTTTGTTTAGTTGCCTATTCATTTAATGACTATTTTGAAGAAGGTATGGCGCAAAAAATTCGTAATAGTTATTTTCCATATATTCAAGGTCTGCACATACTACTGGATTATTTTATTGACCAGGAAGAAGATCGACAAGGTGGAGATTTGAATTTTTGTTTTTATTATAGGAATCAGGAACAAATGATTCAGAGATTTATCCATTTTGTTGAAGAGGCAGACAAAAATACAGCTGGGTTACCTGACGAGAAGTTCCATCGTCTAATTAACAGAGGGTTATTAGGCATTTATTTATCAGATGAAAAAGTTAGTAAACAAAAGGAAGTTAAGCAAGCAGCTAAGAAGATTATTAAGCTTGGCGGATCAATATCAAAGTTTTTTTATTTTAATGGTCGAGCATATCGAAGGCTACAACGTTGGAAACCAAATTTGAATGTGGCGACAGCGAAAACGAATTAG
- the asnB gene encoding asparagine synthase (glutamine-hydrolyzing), producing MCGFIGCVNNTANHQRHENDKALFENMNNIITHRGPDDEGFYFDEHIQLGFRRLSIIDLEGGHQPLTYENERYWIIFNGEIYNYVELRESLVKEGFHFNTSSDTEVILALYSHEKEKAVEKLRGMFAFVIWDKETKTLFGARDQFGIKPFFYMEQDDLTYFASEKKSILAALKNGLINYEALQNYLTYQYVPEPETMSYGIRKLEPGHCFTKKIGEPMIISQYWKASFQTMHKSEEKLIKEIRDVLYDSVKIHMRSDVPVGSFLSGGIDSSIIASIAKEFHPNIKTFSVGFERDGFSEIDVAKETAAKLGLENISYVISPEEYMQELPKIIWHMDDPLADPAAVPLYFVAREARKHVTVVLSGEGADELFGGYNIYREPQSLEMFSNLPNFAKSALAKIATMLPDGVKGKSFIERGITPMEERYIGNAKMFEEADKRKLLRDYKSQLDYRKITAPFYEDIQGYEPVNKMQYIDIHTWLRGDILLKADKMTMAHSLELRVPFLDKEVFKVASKISPEMKTAQNTTKYILRKAVEGIVPAHVLQRKKLGFPVPIRHWLKDEMYDWVKQIIQTSETDHIFNKEVLLSLLDDHCANKGDYSRKIWTVVIFMIWHQIYIEKKFDFESMYERANETV from the coding sequence ATGTGTGGATTCATTGGCTGTGTAAACAATACAGCAAATCATCAACGTCATGAAAATGACAAAGCATTGTTTGAAAATATGAATAATATTATTACTCATAGAGGACCAGACGATGAAGGGTTTTATTTCGATGAACATATTCAGCTAGGTTTTAGACGTTTAAGTATTATTGATCTTGAAGGGGGACATCAACCTCTTACTTATGAAAATGAACGTTATTGGATAATCTTTAACGGTGAAATATATAATTATGTAGAGCTTCGTGAATCTTTAGTTAAGGAAGGCTTTCATTTTAATACGAGCTCTGATACAGAAGTTATATTAGCACTTTATAGCCATGAAAAGGAAAAGGCTGTAGAAAAGCTAAGAGGAATGTTTGCATTCGTAATTTGGGATAAAGAGACGAAGACTTTATTTGGGGCAAGAGATCAATTTGGAATTAAACCGTTTTTCTATATGGAGCAGGATGATTTAACGTATTTTGCATCAGAAAAAAAGAGTATTTTGGCAGCGCTGAAGAACGGCTTAATAAACTATGAGGCGTTGCAAAACTATTTAACATATCAATATGTACCTGAACCGGAAACGATGTCATATGGCATTCGTAAATTGGAGCCTGGGCACTGCTTTACAAAAAAAATAGGAGAGCCCATGATTATCTCTCAATATTGGAAAGCTAGTTTTCAAACGATGCATAAGTCAGAGGAAAAGCTTATCAAGGAAATTCGTGATGTATTATACGATTCAGTGAAAATACATATGCGTAGTGATGTGCCTGTTGGGTCGTTTCTTTCAGGAGGAATCGATTCTTCGATTATCGCATCAATTGCAAAGGAATTTCACCCTAATATTAAAACTTTTTCTGTAGGCTTTGAACGTGATGGTTTCAGTGAAATAGATGTAGCGAAGGAGACAGCTGCAAAGCTTGGTTTAGAAAATATAAGCTATGTTATTTCTCCAGAAGAGTATATGCAAGAGCTTCCAAAAATTATTTGGCATATGGACGATCCGCTTGCTGACCCTGCAGCAGTTCCGTTATATTTTGTTGCTAGAGAAGCTAGAAAACATGTTACTGTTGTATTATCTGGAGAAGGTGCAGATGAATTGTTTGGTGGATATAACATTTATCGTGAGCCACAATCTTTAGAAATGTTTAGTAACTTACCTAACTTTGCAAAATCTGCTCTTGCTAAAATTGCTACAATGTTACCGGATGGTGTGAAGGGAAAAAGCTTTATTGAGCGAGGTATAACACCAATGGAGGAGCGGTACATTGGTAATGCCAAAATGTTTGAAGAAGCGGATAAACGTAAGCTTTTACGCGACTATAAATCACAACTAGACTACCGAAAGATTACAGCACCATTTTATGAGGATATTCAAGGTTATGAACCTGTAAACAAAATGCAGTACATTGATATTCATACGTGGTTGCGTGGTGATATTTTATTAAAGGCAGATAAAATGACGATGGCTCATTCACTTGAATTACGTGTTCCCTTTTTAGATAAAGAAGTTTTCAAAGTGGCTTCAAAAATTTCACCAGAAATGAAAACAGCTCAAAATACAACGAAGTATATTTTACGCAAAGCTGTTGAAGGAATTGTACCAGCTCACGTGCTACAAAGAAAGAAGCTAGGTTTTCCAGTACCAATTCGTCACTGGCTGAAAGATGAGATGTACGACTGGGTAAAACAGATCATTCAAACTAGTGAAACAGATCATATCTTTAATAAAGAGGTACTTTTATCACTATTAGATGATCATTGTGCTAATAAAGGTGATTACAGTAGGAAGATTTGGACAGTTGTTATATTTATGATTTGGCATCAAATTTATATTGAAAAGAAGTTTGATTTCGAGTCAATGTATGAGAGAGCAAATGAAACAGTTTAA
- a CDS encoding class I SAM-dependent methyltransferase, with protein MKLERVLPYMRTLLQATLSKGDLAIDATVGNGNDTLFLSQLVGESGHVYGFDIQEQAILNTTKLLENHDVYNRVTLYEASHDTIIDTIPNQLHGHIKAAVFNLGYLPGGNKEIVTKPTSTLQALEQLLSVLAVGGIIIIVIYSGHPEGKIERDEILHYASTLNQKNASVLQYKFINQVNNPPFIIAIEKR; from the coding sequence ATGAAATTAGAACGTGTCTTACCGTATATGAGAACATTATTACAAGCAACATTATCTAAAGGTGATCTCGCAATCGATGCGACTGTTGGAAATGGTAATGATACATTATTTCTATCCCAGCTTGTCGGAGAATCTGGACATGTATATGGGTTTGATATTCAAGAACAAGCAATTTTAAATACTACTAAGCTGTTAGAAAATCATGATGTTTATAACAGAGTTACACTATATGAGGCTAGTCATGATACAATCATCGATACGATCCCAAATCAGCTACACGGTCATATAAAAGCAGCCGTATTTAATTTAGGATATTTGCCTGGAGGAAATAAGGAAATTGTAACAAAGCCCACTAGTACTCTTCAAGCTCTAGAACAGTTGTTATCGGTTTTGGCGGTAGGAGGAATTATTATAATTGTTATATATTCTGGGCACCCTGAAGGAAAAATTGAGCGTGATGAAATATTACATTATGCTTCCACTCTCAATCAAAAGAATGCCAGTGTATTACAATATAAGTTTATTAATCAAGTTAATAATCCACCTTTTATTATTGCAATTGAAAAACGCTAA
- a CDS encoding DUF2584 domain-containing protein, giving the protein MGMPLELNTMIVTKGKEKRLGENIFTLEKTGYRLYPLDIPLEVKRTIGGDISGEGVIDKVELENNKTVITYRLISLHSTN; this is encoded by the coding sequence ATGGGTATGCCTCTTGAATTAAATACAATGATTGTTACGAAGGGAAAAGAAAAAAGGTTAGGAGAAAATATTTTCACTCTAGAAAAAACAGGTTACCGTCTATATCCACTCGACATCCCATTAGAGGTAAAAAGAACTATAGGGGGAGATATAAGTGGAGAAGGGGTAATTGATAAGGTTGAATTAGAAAATAATAAAACTGTGATCACTTACCGGCTGATTTCTTTACATTCAACAAACTAA
- a CDS encoding gamma carbonic anhydrase family protein, which yields MIYPYKGVTPTIANTAFIADYVTITGDVSIGDECSIWFNTVIRGDVAPTILGNRVNIQDNSVLHQSPNKPLILEDDVTVGHQVILHSSIIRKKALIGMGSIVLDGAEIGEGAFIGAGSLVPQGKTIPPYTLAFGRPAKVIRKLTEDDLKEMRRIRSEYVEKGQYYKNLQDNQ from the coding sequence ATGATCTATCCGTACAAAGGTGTAACCCCTACAATAGCAAATACTGCATTTATTGCTGATTACGTTACAATCACTGGTGATGTATCTATAGGTGATGAGTGTTCAATATGGTTTAATACTGTAATTCGTGGAGATGTAGCACCAACTATTTTAGGCAACCGTGTTAATATTCAAGATAACTCTGTTTTACATCAAAGTCCCAATAAGCCTTTGATATTAGAAGATGATGTGACAGTTGGCCATCAAGTGATTCTCCATAGTTCGATTATTCGTAAAAAAGCATTAATTGGTATGGGCTCCATTGTTCTTGATGGAGCAGAGATCGGGGAAGGCGCATTTATTGGAGCGGGAAGCCTTGTACCACAAGGTAAGACTATTCCACCTTATACATTAGCCTTTGGACGTCCTGCAAAAGTTATTAGGAAATTAACTGAAGATGATCTAAAAGAAATGCGCAGAATTCGCAGTGAATATGTAGAAAAGGGCCAATATTATAAGAATCTACAAGATAATCAATAA